ACGAGCAGCTGCTGTCCGATGTGGACGTCGAGCGGCGGTTGGCGGAGGCGGGCCGGGCGGCGCGCCGCAACAGCGGGATCAAGGTGCGGCAACCGCTGGCCCGCGCGCTGGTCAGCGCGGCGCTGCCGCCGGACCTGGCCGCCGACCTGGCCGACGAGCTCAACGTGCGCCGCATCGAACCGCTGGAGGCGGCGGGCGAGGTGCTGGACGTGTCGGTCAAGCCGAACTTCCGCGCGCTGGGCAAGCGGTTCGGCGGGCGCACCCAGGAGGCGGCGGCCGCGGTCACCGCCGCGGACCCGGCCCAGCTGGCCCGCGACCTGCGGTCCGGCACCGCCCGCATCGAGGTCGACGGCCAGGTCGCACCGCTGACCGAGGAGGACGTGTTCGTCAGCGAGGCACCGCGCACCGGGTGGTCGGTGGCCTCGCAGCGGGCGGTGACGATCGCGCTGGACACCGCGATCACGCCGGAACTGGCCCGGGCCGGGCTGGCGCGCGAGGTGGTCCGCTTCGTGCAGGACTGCCGCAAGCAGGACGGTTTCGACATCACCGACCGGATCGTGCTGCGCTGGCACGCGACCGGCGAGGTGCGCCGCGCCCTGCTGGAGCACGCCGAGGAGATCGCCGCCGCGGTCCTGGCCACCGACATCGGCGAGATCCCCGCCCCCACCCCGGGATCCACCGAACACACCGACCCCGACCTCGGCCTCACGGTCTGGCTCCACCGCCGGACCCCGTGACGCCGCGACTCCGGTGGGAACCAGACGTCCCACTCCGGGGAAGGTGCGTCGACCCCGGGTCGGTCCCAGGACGCGAGAAGGGCCGCGGGCTGGTGCCCGCGGCCCTCGGTGGGAGTGAGGTCCGGTCAGCGCGTGCTGGACGAGCCGATCTGGGCCTGGATGTCGTCGTAGTAGGCGCCGACGCGGGCGTAGACGCCGGGCTTGCCCGGACGGGCGCAGCCCTCACCCCACGACGTGACGCCGATCAGCTTGCCGTCGACCACCAGCGGGCCGCCCGAGTCGCCCTGGCAGGCGTCGACGCCGCCCTCCGGCAGGCCGGCGCACACCATCGCGTCGGGGTCGTACTCCCCGTAGGCGCTGGAGCAGGTGTCGTCCGAGGTCACCGGCACGGTCGCCTTCTGCAGGTGGTCGGACTGCTGGCCGCCCTCGGAGGTGAGGCCCCAGCCGAGGACGGTGGCCTCCGAGTCGGGCGCGTAGCCCGGGTCGTCGGCGGTGGCCAGCTCGATCGGGGTCTCCTCGACCGGGGCCTCCAGGGTGAGCACCGAGACGTCGTAGCCCTGGGTGGCGTCCTGGTACTGCGGGTGCACCCAGATGTCGGTGACCGCGGAGGTGGTCCCCTCCGACGAGCTCATCTCGGTGCGGCCGCTGACCACGTTGATGTCGGACGGCTGCGAGCCGTCGGTGCAGTGCGCGGCGGTGAGCACCTTGTCCGGGGCCACCAGCGATCCACCGCAGAACTGCTGGCCGTCGGGGGTGACCAGCGCGACGGTGAACGGGTGGTCGGCGATGTCGGCGTCCTCGCCACCGATGACGTGGGGGTTGACGTCCGCCGGCTGCGCGGGCTGCGCCTGCGCGACGGAGGTCGCGGAAAGGGCTGCGACGGCGATCGCGGTGACCCCGGCGAACCGGGCCAGGCGACGTGGGGCATCGACCATCGTGTTCTCCTCGTGTGCGGGTCGCTGGTCACCGCTCCGGGCGGCCTGCCTCCACCCGGTGGTTACGCACAGCGACTGATTCGGTCGGAACGATAACCACGCCGACACCGGCCGGAAAAGGATCAACATTTGCCGTTTTACCCATTACGACCGGGCGTTTGCGCTGTTCATCGACGTGACGAGGAGGAACGTCGGCGGGACCACCCGCCGCTGCGGCCAGCGGGCGCGGGCCCGCTGCGCCGTCCGGACGCCCCCTGGCCAACCGGGTGAAGCGCGGCGGCTCTGGTCCGCAGCGGGAGAAGTGTCCCCGGCGCACCCCGAACTGCGCCGGGGACACCCCCGATGACGGCCGGACCCCTCCGACCGGTGGCGCCATCGGCCCCGAACCGATGGCCAGCACGTTCCCAGGCCCCGACCACCCTCGTGGAACGTGCTCCCTCTGGTCTATCTGATCTTCGGTGGAATATTCCAGAGCCAATCGGTGGAGCTTGGCCCAGTTGATCGTTCAAGCTCTCGGCCCTGGCGCAGTGGCCGGGTCACTTCGGGACCAGCCCGGCGTCGTAGGCCAGCAACCCGGCCTGCAGCCGGTTGGCGCAGGACAGCTTCACCAGCAGGCGGGACACGTAGCTCTTCACCGTCGCCTCGGACAGGTACAGCCGCTCGGCGATCTGCGCGTTGGACAGCCCCACCCCGAGGCACGTCAGCACCTCGACCTCGCGCTCGGTCAGGTCCCGCACCAGCTCGACGGCCCGGTTCCGGGCGCGCTGCTCCTCGGCCGAGGCCGCCAGCAGCCGCTTCTTCGCCTCCTGGGACAGCACGGTGTGCCCGTCGGCCGCCACCCGCACCAGGCCGATCAGGTCCTCGGGCGGGGTCGACTTGACCAGGAACCCGGCCGCCCCGGCGCGCAGGGCGCGCAGCACGTACTTGTCGGCGTCGAAGGTCGTCAGCGCGACCACCGCGGGCGGGTCGGGCAGCTTGCAGATCCGCTCGATCGCGGTGAGGCCGTCGACCCCGGGCATCCGCAGGTCCATGAGCACCACGCGCGGCCGGTGCCGCACCACCGACTCCACCGCCGCCGCCCCGTCCTGCGCGTCGTCGACGACCTCGATGTCCTCCGCGGACCCGAGGATGGTGCGCAGGTGCGCGCAGACCATCGGCTCGTCGTCGACCACCACGACCCGGATCGGCTCAGCCATCGTCGTTCCCCGCCTGTCCCGTGGGCACGTACGCGGGGAGTATCACATCGACCTCGAACCCGCCGTCGTCCGTGGGCCCGGCCCGGAACGTGCCGCCGACCAGCTCGACCCGCTGCTGCAGGCCGAGCAGCCCGGACCCGGAGCCGCTGTCGGCCAGCTCCGGCGCCACCGGGTCCGGCGGCTCGGTGTTGCGCACCACCAGGCGCAACCGGTCGTCGCTGTGCAGCAGGCGCACGCTCACCCGGGAACCGAACGCGTGCTTGTGCACGTTGGTGAGCGCCTCCTGCACCACGCGGTGCGCGGTGCGCCCGACCGCGGCGGAGACCTCCGCCGGATCACCCTCCACTGTGTACTCCACGGGCACCCCGACCGCTTCGGACTGCCCGATCAGCTCGGTGAAGTCCGGCACGCTCGTCGGCGGGGCGTCGCGCTCGTCCTCCTCGGGCGAGCCGCGACGCAGCACCCCGACCAGCTCGCGCAGCTCCTCCAGCGCCTCACAGCCGTTGCTGCGCAGCTCCTCGGCGGCCTTCCGGGTCTCCGGGTCCTTGGCCATCACGCCCAGCGCGCCGGCCTGCAGCACCATCAGGCTCACCCGGTGCGTGACCACGTCGTGCATCTCGGCGGCCAGGCGGGCCCGCTCGTCGGCCCGCGCCTGCTCGGCGAGCAGCTCCTGCTCCCGCTCCGCCCGCTCCGCGCGCTCCCGCAGCGCCCCGACCAGCCGGCGGCGCGCGCTGATGTACAGCCCGAGGACCGCGGGGAAGAGGGTCCACACCACGCCCGCCACGACCACGTCGCTCGACGGGGCGGCCCAGGGCCGGACGCTGACCAGCGTGACGATGCCGATCAGGTCCCAGGCGTAGAACTTCTGCGCGCGGCCCGCGGTGTAGACGACGGCGGCGTAGACCGCCCACGGCGCCTGCGCGGGCACCCACGGGTCGGACTGCAGGTTGACGTAGAACAGCGCGCCGGGGCCGAACTCGATCATCAGCGGTTGCGCGACCGACAGCACCGCGACGAGAGTCATGAACACCAGCGGGTAGCGCCGCCGCGCCAGCATCGCGACGTCCAGGGCCCACATGACCACGTCGCTGAGCCACAGCCCACCGGCCCAGTCGTAGAGCTCGACCGGCATGTCGGTGGGGTACAGCACGAGCAGCACGCGGCCGAGCAGGACCATGCCGAGCACCAGCGCCACGTCGAACGCGGCCTCGCGCTTGTCGTTCCACAGCAGCCGCCACAACGGACGTCTCACCCCGACCACGGTAGACGGCGGCGGGCGGCGAACCAGCGCGAACACCCACTCCCGTCGACCGGGAGTAGACGAAAGTTGCACCGCCGCCGCGCGATCGCCGACTTCCGGCTCCCCCACGCTCGACCAAGCGCCGTGTCGATCGGGCGCCGCCCGCGGGTGGAATGGGTCCAGACCTTCCGACCGACCTTGGGGGAACCATGGGATCCGCAGTGCTCGCGGCGCCGGCCAGCCCGCCGGCCGAGCTCCGGCTGCGACCGCTGGCCACGTGGCCGGTGCTCACCATCGCCGGCCTGGTCGCCGTCGCGCACCTCGTCACGAGCGCGTTCGGCGACTACTGGATCGACGAGGTCTACATGCTCGCGGCCGGCAAGTACCACCCCGACTGGGGCTACGTGGACCAGCCGCCCGTCGCCCCGCTCATCGCGGCGGCGATGGACTGGATCGCGCCCGGGTCGATGGTCGTGCTGCGCCTGCCCGCGGTGCTCGCCACCGCCGCGGGCGTGGTGGTGTTCGCACTGCTCGCCCGCGAGTTCGGCGGGGACCGCCGGGCGCAGGTGCTCGCCGCCGGGGCGGGCGCGACGGGGCTGTGGATCGCGTTCGTCGGGCACTGGATCACGCCCTACACCTTCGAACCGCTGCAGTGGCTGGTGCTCTCCTGGCTGCTGGTGCGCTGGATCCGGACGCACCGCGCGGGGAACGGGGACGACCGGCTGCTGCTGGTGTTCGGCGTGGTGCTCGGCATCGCCGCGCAGACCAAGGTCCAGGTGGCGCTGCTGTGCGTGGCGCTGCTCATCGGCGTGCTGCTGGTGGGCCCGCGCGACGTGCTGCGCCGGCCGATGTTCTGGGGCGGGGTCGGCACCGCGCTGGTGATCGCCGCGCCCACCGTGCTGTGGCAGGCCTCCCACGGCTGGCCGCAGCTGCAGATGGCGGAGGTCGTCGCGCGGGAGTCGCCGATGCTGTCCGGTGGCCGCAGCGGCACCGCCGTCACGCTGGTGCTCTACGCCGGCGTGGTCGGCACGGCGCTGTTCCTCCTCGGGCTGTGGGCGCTGTTCCGCTCGGCCGAGCTGCGGCCGTACCGGTTCTTCGGAGTCGCCACGGTCCTGCTCTACGTCTTCTTCGTCGCCACCGCCGGGCGGCCGTACTACCTGGTCGGGCTCTACGGCGTGGTGGTCGCGGCCGGGGTGCTGCACCTGCAGCGCCGCCGGGAGGCCACGCCGCCCCGCTGGGGGTGGGCGGCGTGGCTCCCGTACCTCGCCTCCGCGGCGCTGGCCGGCTACATGCTGGTCGCCTCGACCACGCTGTCCAGCCTGTTCGGCGCGCCGGACTCCGAGCAGGTCGCCCGCGACACCTCGGCCGCCT
This region of Saccharopolyspora hordei genomic DNA includes:
- a CDS encoding S1 family peptidase — translated: MVDAPRRLARFAGVTAIAVAALSATSVAQAQPAQPADVNPHVIGGEDADIADHPFTVALVTPDGQQFCGGSLVAPDKVLTAAHCTDGSQPSDINVVSGRTEMSSSEGTTSAVTDIWVHPQYQDATQGYDVSVLTLEAPVEETPIELATADDPGYAPDSEATVLGWGLTSEGGQQSDHLQKATVPVTSDDTCSSAYGEYDPDAMVCAGLPEGGVDACQGDSGGPLVVDGKLIGVTSWGEGCARPGKPGVYARVGAYYDDIQAQIGSSSTR
- a CDS encoding response regulator produces the protein MAEPIRVVVVDDEPMVCAHLRTILGSAEDIEVVDDAQDGAAAVESVVRHRPRVVLMDLRMPGVDGLTAIERICKLPDPPAVVALTTFDADKYVLRALRAGAAGFLVKSTPPEDLIGLVRVAADGHTVLSQEAKKRLLAASAEEQRARNRAVELVRDLTEREVEVLTCLGVGLSNAQIAERLYLSEATVKSYVSRLLVKLSCANRLQAGLLAYDAGLVPK
- a CDS encoding sensor histidine kinase, with translation MRRPLWRLLWNDKREAAFDVALVLGMVLLGRVLLVLYPTDMPVELYDWAGGLWLSDVVMWALDVAMLARRRYPLVFMTLVAVLSVAQPLMIEFGPGALFYVNLQSDPWVPAQAPWAVYAAVVYTAGRAQKFYAWDLIGIVTLVSVRPWAAPSSDVVVAGVVWTLFPAVLGLYISARRRLVGALRERAERAEREQELLAEQARADERARLAAEMHDVVTHRVSLMVLQAGALGVMAKDPETRKAAEELRSNGCEALEELRELVGVLRRGSPEEDERDAPPTSVPDFTELIGQSEAVGVPVEYTVEGDPAEVSAAVGRTAHRVVQEALTNVHKHAFGSRVSVRLLHSDDRLRLVVRNTEPPDPVAPELADSGSGSGLLGLQQRVELVGGTFRAGPTDDGGFEVDVILPAYVPTGQAGNDDG
- a CDS encoding ArnT family glycosyltransferase; amino-acid sequence: MGSAVLAAPASPPAELRLRPLATWPVLTIAGLVAVAHLVTSAFGDYWIDEVYMLAAGKYHPDWGYVDQPPVAPLIAAAMDWIAPGSMVVLRLPAVLATAAGVVVFALLAREFGGDRRAQVLAAGAGATGLWIAFVGHWITPYTFEPLQWLVLSWLLVRWIRTHRAGNGDDRLLLVFGVVLGIAAQTKVQVALLCVALLIGVLLVGPRDVLRRPMFWGGVGTALVIAAPTVLWQASHGWPQLQMAEVVARESPMLSGGRSGTAVTLVLYAGVVGTALFLLGLWALFRSAELRPYRFFGVATVLLYVFFVATAGRPYYLVGLYGVVVAAGVLHLQRRREATPPRWGWAAWLPYLASAALAGYMLVASTTLSSLFGAPDSEQVARDTSAAYTALPPEQRAHTAVVGDSYIIAAMVEVGRAEHELPEVFSPNRGYGYFGPPGEHVDSVLVVGDPKLFQEHFTDVQLVADGEVDVWLATGRIGDWAQIWPQVRTL